Proteins found in one Lysinibacillus fusiformis genomic segment:
- a CDS encoding SMODS domain-containing nucleotidyltransferase — protein MKIPSYFNDFLSGIRLTDNQVNDLITGHTTLRDRLYNDENLSKIIVNTFLQGSYRRATATRPKSGKRSDVDVVVVTNLDKEQYTPEEAHDLFIPFLEKHYKDKYRIQGRSLGIELSYVDLDLVVTAAPSESQKALLEGESVASDISLDDLSEWTLSKSQTFPHDIRSETFLFFEKQANAAEWKTEPLYIPNRDAEQWDPTDPLSQIKWTWDKNKECNRHYVNVVKALKWWRRIDDPEGSHPKSYPLEHLIGQTCPAGIESVAEGITLTLEAIVNEYPTKPIMPDHGVPQHDVFGRLTDDEYNAFYERVQVAAVLAREALDAESVYDSATKWRQLFGSKFPEPPKPTKNNSNGQSGFTQRNDKTTIGGNRFA, from the coding sequence ATGAAAATACCTTCGTATTTTAATGATTTTCTATCGGGAATACGGTTAACTGACAACCAAGTGAATGATTTAATCACAGGTCATACGACTTTAAGGGATAGACTATATAATGACGAGAACCTTTCAAAAATAATCGTAAACACATTCTTACAAGGTAGTTATCGACGAGCTACAGCAACTCGTCCCAAAAGCGGTAAGCGATCTGACGTAGATGTAGTTGTGGTAACAAATCTTGATAAAGAACAGTACACTCCTGAAGAAGCCCATGATTTATTTATTCCGTTTTTGGAAAAGCATTATAAAGATAAGTACCGTATACAGGGGAGGTCGCTCGGGATTGAGTTGAGCTATGTGGATTTGGATTTAGTAGTGACTGCAGCTCCATCTGAGAGTCAAAAAGCACTCTTGGAAGGCGAGAGTGTAGCCAGTGATATCTCCTTAGATGACTTATCGGAATGGACTTTATCAAAGTCACAGACATTTCCTCACGACATACGCTCGGAAACTTTTTTGTTTTTTGAAAAACAGGCGAATGCTGCTGAATGGAAAACTGAACCCTTGTATATTCCTAATAGAGATGCAGAACAATGGGACCCAACAGATCCTTTGTCACAGATAAAGTGGACATGGGATAAAAATAAAGAATGTAATAGGCATTATGTCAATGTAGTAAAAGCTTTGAAGTGGTGGCGTCGTATCGATGATCCTGAAGGTAGTCATCCAAAGAGTTATCCGCTTGAACATTTAATAGGTCAAACTTGTCCTGCTGGCATAGAATCTGTTGCAGAGGGCATTACGTTGACTTTAGAAGCAATAGTGAATGAATATCCTACAAAGCCTATTATGCCGGATCATGGAGTTCCACAACACGATGTGTTTGGCAGACTTACCGACGATGAATACAACGCTTTTTATGAAAGAGTTCAAGTAGCTGCCGTGTTAGCACGAGAAGCATTGGATGCTGAATCAGTTTATGACAGTGCCACAAAATGGAGACAATTATTTGGCTCTAAATTTCCAGAACCCCCAAAGCCAACAAAAAATAACAGTAACGGACAGTCTGGTTTCACTCAAAGGAATGATAAGACAACAATAGGAGGAAATAGATTTGCTTAG
- a CDS encoding SAVED domain-containing protein, producing the protein MSKAVSSRIKGDDYQAYIFWINACRLFLEHTKVEKIAYEFDQVKSIDDVAVFYKQPYLDEHGDNLNADYYQVKFHVTQGGSLSWQDLLDPKAINASAVSFLQRLHLAQKEVAPDGKGSRFYFVTPWHIHPDNELSELVSNSGGEIRWDKLATGGERSRMGKIRKAMKEHLSIVTDEELQVVLRPLRILHSKESTEQLKKTLNLNLCLAGLKPIDEGAIINPYVELIKGLLTRGRNEFTKDDLMKICKEEELWIGQSNQKNTAYSIGIRSFHQWAEKMEDETNAMLCLLEFFDGRYIKDKKHWNGTILQNLEHFILSSTKQGAQHHLHLDTHSSIAFATGYYLDSKSGIDAAPVQRINGRHVWKPEKNIKYDDYPGWIYDEDIRDENGKDLVITLGIRHNIIEEVNYYLQQINLPIRRVINCTIDGGQGSAVIKDGSHAWLLADKIATYINDRPIKERFGQIHIFSAVPNALLFFIGQFARSFGPCTLYEYDFENRIPGKYEPSITLNALKK; encoded by the coding sequence TTGAGCAAAGCAGTAAGTTCCAGGATTAAAGGTGATGATTACCAAGCATACATTTTTTGGATAAATGCGTGCAGACTCTTTCTAGAGCATACAAAAGTAGAAAAAATTGCATACGAGTTTGATCAAGTAAAATCAATAGATGATGTGGCGGTCTTTTATAAGCAACCATACTTAGACGAACATGGTGATAATCTTAATGCTGATTATTATCAAGTCAAGTTCCATGTAACTCAAGGTGGTTCTTTGAGCTGGCAGGATCTGTTAGACCCCAAAGCAATTAATGCTTCCGCTGTTTCATTTCTTCAACGACTCCATTTAGCACAAAAAGAGGTGGCGCCTGATGGTAAAGGTAGCCGTTTCTATTTTGTTACTCCTTGGCATATTCATCCTGATAATGAGCTATCTGAATTGGTCAGCAACTCTGGAGGAGAAATTCGGTGGGATAAATTAGCTACGGGTGGTGAAAGGAGTAGAATGGGCAAAATTCGTAAAGCAATGAAAGAGCACCTCTCTATTGTTACAGATGAGGAGCTTCAAGTTGTTTTACGTCCTTTAAGAATATTACACAGTAAAGAAAGTACTGAGCAATTAAAAAAAACTCTTAACTTAAATTTATGTTTAGCTGGTCTTAAACCTATTGATGAGGGCGCTATTATAAACCCTTATGTAGAGTTGATTAAGGGGTTGTTGACTAGAGGTAGAAATGAATTCACTAAAGATGACTTAATGAAGATATGCAAAGAAGAAGAGCTCTGGATTGGACAATCTAATCAAAAGAATACTGCGTATTCCATAGGCATAAGGAGTTTTCACCAGTGGGCTGAGAAAATGGAAGATGAAACTAATGCTATGCTTTGTTTGCTAGAGTTTTTTGATGGAAGGTATATAAAAGATAAAAAACACTGGAATGGTACAATTTTGCAAAATCTTGAACATTTTATTTTGAGTTCTACCAAACAAGGTGCACAACATCATCTTCATTTAGATACTCATTCTTCAATAGCATTCGCTACGGGCTATTACTTAGATTCAAAATCTGGAATAGATGCTGCTCCAGTACAGAGGATTAATGGGCGTCATGTTTGGAAGCCAGAGAAGAATATTAAATATGATGATTACCCTGGATGGATTTATGACGAGGATATTAGGGACGAAAATGGTAAAGATCTAGTTATTACATTAGGTATACGTCATAATATCATTGAAGAAGTTAATTATTATCTCCAACAAATAAATTTACCTATACGTAGGGTAATTAATTGTACCATCGATGGCGGGCAGGGGTCAGCGGTTATCAAAGATGGTTCTCACGCATGGTTGCTTGCTGATAAAATCGCAACTTATATAAATGATCGCCCAATAAAAGAACGGTTTGGACAAATCCATATATTCTCCGCGGTACCAAATGCTCTTCTCTTCTTTATTGGTCAATTTGCCCGCTCGTTTGGGCCTTGCACATTATATGAGTATGACTTTGAAAACAGAATTCCAGGGAAATATGAACCATCGATAACTTTGAACGCTTTAAAAAAATAA